TTAGAATTCTAACGGTTTCTTTCTCATATGTTAAGCCATTTAACCATAGATAGTAAAACAGTAAGTCATGGTTCGAACTAGGATCTATTTCTAATTTTATCCCTTCCATCTCGATTATCCTACTATCTGTTTCTAGCAAGTGATTTTTGGCTATCCTATATTTCCTGGCCCAGTCAGCTTCCACTCTTTTTTCCGCAAGTACGCTCGCTAGGCTTCTGACATACAAGTCATACAAAAAGGGGTGATTGGCAAGCAGCCTTCTCAATGAAATTTTAAACGTCATGAGGACTAACTCTATGTAGCTTGTCCTGTAGAAATAAAATCTGCTGGTTTATGTCTCTTTTTACTAAGGTGAGCATATAAGCGTTCAACTGATTCCTCATAACGAGCAGTGCTCACTAAATGTATACAGTATTCCCTGATGGAGTTAGCGCCTCTACTCAAATCACTGCCAAGCATTTGATTTAATGCGCTTGCCAGCGCCTTTGCGTCACCAGGAGGCACTACGGAGATACCTTTTGGTAAATCTTCAAGTTCGAAAAATATACCTGTCTTGGTGACTATAACGGGCCTACCAACGCTCATCGCCTCGAGAGCGGGCCATCCAAACGTCTCATGTAAGGAAGGCTGAACGAAAACGTCGCAAGCTTGATAGAAATACGCAAGCCTCTCTCTTGAGACATAACCTTTAATTAAAACATTAATCTGATTTCGAATGCAATACTCCTTTATAATCTCAGAGAAGAGTTTCCCTCTTGACGACACCCATGTATCTTCCCCTACCACCACCAGCAAACAATTGTTAATCATATTAGCAATTATCTTCATTGCTTCAAGGAGGGTCATTACTCCCTTTCTGGGCGTGAGTCTATTCACGAAAAGTACTATTTTCATATTCTGTGGCAAGCCTAATTTTGTCCTAGCCTCAACTTTAGACCCGGGAATAAATAGCGAGGTGTCGAGACGATTCTCCATCACTTCAACAATCCTAGTTGTTAATAGACGCATTACGAACGATTGTTGTAATTCTCTTCTGCTGAAGTTTGAATTGGCAATAATCACATCGGCAAAAAAACTACAAAATGTTTCAAGCATGTGTGACAGACTTAGCTTAGCTAGCTCCAACAGTGAGAAAAAGGAATAAGCTTTAATGTGTTGAATACTGCTTGCAATGTAATGTAACACAATTGGCCTGCTCTTAAACAGCACGTATGGAAAAGATTCTGCAAAAAAATACTGAGAATCAATTACATCTATATTGTACTTCTTTATAAGTCGGTGAAGATACAATGTCGCCAATATTTGGAATCTTATTCTTCCTAAAATCGAACCCCTTTGAAATTCTTTAGATACAGGTGCAATCCTGTGCACCAATATATTGCCGTCTCTCCATAAATAACTTCTTTTATACGCCTGTGTAACAACATGAACCTCATGATCTCTATCAGAGAGGTATTTTGCTAATCTATAATATAATCTAGCCATCCCGTAATTTTCCCCTTCGGGGGGAAACTCTCTAGTTAAGATAACAATGCGCAGTGTTTAGCACCACAGTGTTCTAACGATATTCTCGATAGGCTTCGACCACCAACTAAATGTCACCGCGAAAGACCCGCAACAGGCGAACTTAGCGCTTTGTCACTCTTAAAATAGAAGCATAAAGAATTGAGAACACTTGGTCTCAAGCATCCATTGGGTACAGTTTAGTTTTTCCAATTAACTCCACCAATCTAACAACTTCCCTACCCTTGGAAATATCGACCGGGTAGCTTCCATGATTGAGCAGGTCCTGTATAGCTAAATCCATAAGATATCTATGCCCCTCGGTTCTCATAGCGTATTTGTTTGACAACACGGAATAGCTGACCCTGATAAAATTAACACATCTTTGCCAGATGTCAGAAATGGCCCACTTTCCTCTGGTGTATTTGTCAAGAGTCAACTCATCTGTTTGCCCGAACCTTGGTAAACGATGAAATACGGTTGCTTGTGTGAAAAAGTCCAAGAATGCGGCTCCTTTAGAGCCCGTAACCGTCATCGAATGCACGGGTACTGTTGAATTGAAGGATAACCCTACACGCGCAACCGTCCCAGTGGACGAAGTAAGAATGATATTTAGCTCGTCTGCTTTGATATAGCTGGCCTTGGACGCCTTAGCAACAGAAATCTGGGCCTCCGTAACATCGTCCATGTATTCAAGTACCAACATTAGCAGGTGGGGGAGTATTTCGCTGTTAAGTATTCCACCAGGTAATGAATGGATCCAGTGTTTGGGATCTGCGTATCTTTCTGCTGAAAGGGGGGCGAAATAGTGTGTTTCAAGTAGGGTGATGTCGCCGAGTTTTCCCTGATTCACTATGTTCCTTAGCCAGCGTGCGGCCGGCACAAATGAGTGGTTGTGTATTACAAAGAGCTTCAGTCCCTTTTTTTCGGCTAGCTCCATTACCTTATCAGCTTCATCCACGGTTGCTGTGAACGGCTTCTCCACCATACAGTTAATGCCAGCATTCAGAGCTTGCATCATCACTGAAGCGTGCGCCTGCGGCGGAACACATATGTCCAAGAGATCGAGTCTTTCGCTACTAAGCATCTCTTGGAGGTCACTATAGCTTTTGAGAATTCCAAATTGTTCCGCGGTCTTCGAGGCCAAGGCTTTGTCTACGTCGCATACGGCGACCAGCTTCGCATCTTTTGCTCTTTTCCAGAGAGGAATATGGACTTGTCTCGCGATGTATCCGCAACCAACCAGACCCACCTTCAAGTTTTTATTGGTTTGCATTAATGTCTTCAGCTCCCATATATTATTTACATTTGGTATAAGGTATTCAAAACTTCCTTATGTCAAAGAGGTAGCCGAGTGCAACTGTTGGTATTGAAAGTGCTAATATTCGGCTTAATTTCAACAGAGTGTTGAAAGACTCGATCCCTTTGAAATAGCTTGCAGTTAGCAAACCTGTTAAAAGCCCCCTTAATAAGGTGTTTTCCTGAACCAATCCTTTATGAACCTCATTTTTCAGGTATCTCCTGCTGTGACCTATCCATACTGATCGCTCGAGGATATATTTGTTTGTTAACCTATAAGGATACACTTTATTCAAAACAAGCATGTCTGGTATGTAAAGAATCCTACCACCACTAATTTCCTTAAGCCTCAGACTAACTTCCACATCCTCGGCCACTTTTCCCCTATGGTAACCCGTGTTCTCTGAAACCCCCCTATCCTCATTAGAGCATCACGTAGCACGGCCATATTCATTCCCCAACAATTAGGCACTTCCAAAGCGACTTCCGACGAAAGCCACCTAGTACATCCAATCAGACAGTCAAGCTCTACCGAAACACACCCGCCCTCTTCTCCTATCTCTAGACGATAAGCTGGATTTTTGATATGGTAGTTCGGATAAATGCCTTATTCCCCTTATCAATTGAATTTTTCTGAATTTTCGCCAAATATAGATAGTTTGCCAAGTTATACTTGGCAGCTCAGTGTTCTTATGCAATGGCTCTTCGACGAAGCTGTATAAAATACATCAAATCAAAGATCGCTTGGCTACTGCAAGAATAGATGGAAACGAATAACCGAAGTAACCAATCACTATCATACTCAGAGATTCATAAATCGCTTTAATCACCTTTAATGTATTCTTGTTATCAGACGAAAAACATCAGAAAGCAAATTAAGCAACGTCAGGAGTTCGAGTGACCTTCTATTCCCCTTAACATATTTTCTCCGAAATTCTGCTTCAGCTAGTCCTTGCATCAATGAATATCTTCGGATGTAGTCAGAGGAGATTTTATATGGAAATACTTTATGAAAGACCTTTACAGTCGGAACAAACAGGACCTTACTTCTTGTTGTTGTCGTGATTCTCATGACGAACTCGTTTTCATCTCCAGCCTTATTAAGGTCCCCCATGGCTTTATGCCTCCTCGACTCTCATCAAAGAGAAAGTGGTCAAATGTTTCTCTGCGGAAGGCCATATTTGTGCCTGACGCCCAAGTAACAAGACTCTTGTGGCCCGGCGCTCTCCTATCGGTGCATCGGATGAGCCAGTACAAAGAACGCGAAAGCCAGGAGCTATTGTCATCCACCCATAATGGAATCGTCAGTCCCGTAACACCACCAACATCCTTTCCGCAGGTATCTAATGCGTTGATTATTTCATTAGTCCAGGCAGAATCAACAATAGCATCATCAACGAATCCAACATAAGTAGCAAAAGAGCGAAGTGCACCTAGGTTTCTTGCACCGGACAGCACAAGCTTTGCATCGCTGTAGATAACTTCAAAACTCAAATCCGTCCTAGAAAGTATATTCTCAACTTTATTCTTCAGAAACAATTCCCGTTCGACAACTACTATCACTTCTGGTTTCATGGTCTGATGTTCCAATGAAATAAACAATTCTTCCAAGTCTTTCAGTCTTTCCCGACTATAGGTAGTTGTAACAACAGAAAGTTGGCAACCAAGATATCATATCTCACCACTCAGTGTGCTTGGGAGGCATTCCACATTTTTATCATAAGACTTCCGATTTCTCATAATCACTGTAATCTGGCAGGACCGATAAAACTGGCAAAGGGAAGGGTCGCGTAGAGACAAAATCTTGCTCGACCTTCAACTGAAGGGCTTACTGACTAACAACCAACGCGAAGAGGATTAAGCCGGGCGTGACAGTCACTAAGGGCCCACGCTCGTATATATCTCAGGGAATCCAGGCAACACTCATGAATAAGTGAACTTCACCCAACAGCCGCAAACTTGATAATCTCACTGCGATATTGGTCCTATTAAATAACCTACTACGAGTGAGAACAAAGAGAGCAGACTGATTCTAAATCTCTTTTTAAGATCACCAAGTGAGAAACCTTCAGAGTTGACTGGCAAGATTAACTTCACAAGAAGGCGTTGGAGTAGATTTTCTTCCAAGTTAAGTC
This region of Conexivisphaerales archaeon genomic DNA includes:
- a CDS encoding glycosyltransferase family 4 protein, which gives rise to MRIVILTREFPPEGENYGMARLYYRLAKYLSDRDHEVHVVTQAYKRSYLWRDGNILVHRIAPVSKEFQRGSILGRIRFQILATLYLHRLIKKYNIDVIDSQYFFAESFPYVLFKSRPIVLHYIASSIQHIKAYSFFSLLELAKLSLSHMLETFCSFFADVIIANSNFSRRELQQSFVMRLLTTRIVEVMENRLDTSLFIPGSKVEARTKLGLPQNMKIVLFVNRLTPRKGVMTLLEAMKIIANMINNCLLVVVGEDTWVSSRGKLFSEIIKEYCIRNQINVLIKGYVSRERLAYFYQACDVFVQPSLHETFGWPALEAMSVGRPVIVTKTGIFFELEDLPKGISVVPPGDAKALASALNQMLGSDLSRGANSIREYCIHLVSTARYEESVERLYAHLSKKRHKPADFISTGQAT
- a CDS encoding Gfo/Idh/MocA family oxidoreductase produces the protein MQTNKNLKVGLVGCGYIARQVHIPLWKRAKDAKLVAVCDVDKALASKTAEQFGILKSYSDLQEMLSSERLDLLDICVPPQAHASVMMQALNAGINCMVEKPFTATVDEADKVMELAEKKGLKLFVIHNHSFVPAARWLRNIVNQGKLGDITLLETHYFAPLSAERYADPKHWIHSLPGGILNSEILPHLLMLVLEYMDDVTEAQISVAKASKASYIKADELNIILTSSTGTVARVGLSFNSTVPVHSMTVTGSKGAAFLDFFTQATVFHRLPRFGQTDELTLDKYTRGKWAISDIWQRCVNFIRVSYSVLSNKYAMRTEGHRYLMDLAIQDLLNHGSYPVDISKGREVVRLVELIGKTKLYPMDA